A single window of Candidatus Eremiobacterota bacterium DNA harbors:
- a CDS encoding ABC transporter ATP-binding protein, with product MCDYAIEMNGVHKSYGKQKVLKDMSLHVPRGSIYAFLGRNGEGKSTSIRLMMNLLSPESGTVAILGKDSVKETEYIKSRVGYVPESPHIYDWMPVDALIAFTSRFYPDWDHDRASRLKQSLGIDGSKKVQELSLGTKAKVELLLALAHNPEILILDDCTSGLDALVRREFQEHIVSLVEDGRHTIFFSSHIITELERVADMVGLLRNGSLAFEMPLDELKGKVKKVFISLEEEVSDEALAPFSSSVLRVAREKNDLTIYTRDSHDGLLALLKGLKHKALDVQDMELEDIFVEYTREQGTAGLA from the coding sequence ATGTGTGACTATGCGATAGAGATGAACGGGGTCCATAAAAGCTACGGGAAGCAGAAGGTCCTGAAGGACATGTCGCTCCATGTCCCCCGGGGCAGCATTTATGCCTTCCTGGGCAGAAACGGAGAAGGGAAGTCCACATCAATCAGGCTCATGATGAACCTGCTGTCACCTGAGAGCGGAACTGTCGCCATCCTGGGGAAAGATTCGGTCAAGGAAACCGAATATATAAAAAGCAGAGTGGGTTATGTGCCGGAATCACCGCACATCTATGACTGGATGCCCGTCGATGCTCTTATCGCCTTTACCTCGCGATTCTATCCTGACTGGGATCATGACAGGGCTTCAAGACTCAAGCAGTCGCTGGGAATAGACGGCAGCAAGAAGGTGCAGGAGCTGTCGCTTGGGACAAAAGCCAAGGTGGAGCTCCTGCTTGCTCTGGCCCACAACCCCGAGATCCTGATCCTCGATGACTGCACTTCGGGCCTTGACGCCCTCGTAAGAAGAGAGTTCCAGGAGCATATCGTGTCGCTTGTCGAAGACGGCAGGCATACCATATTCTTTTCTTCCCACATTATCACCGAGCTCGAGAGAGTCGCCGACATGGTGGGCCTCCTCAGGAACGGGAGCCTCGCCTTCGAGATGCCTCTCGACGAGCTCAAGGGAAAGGTGAAAAAGGTCTTCATCTCCCTGGAGGAAGAGGTGAGCGACGAGGCTCTTGCCCCCTTCTCCTCAAGCGTGCTCCGCGTGGCGCGGGAGAAGAATGATCTCACCATCTATACCAGGGACAGTCATGACGGGCTGCTCGCCCTGCTGAAAGGCTTGAAACACAAGGCTCTCGATGTGCAGGACATGGAGCTTGAGGATATTTTTGTGGAATATACGAGAGAGCAGGGCACGGCGGGGCTTGCATAA
- a CDS encoding GntR family transcriptional regulator — protein MNLKIDPSSGLPIYLQLIEQIKYHISVGTMKAEDQLPSVRKLSMDLRINPNTIAKAFNIMENEGIVYTKRGEGTFISSAAAESSKEERLGVLRNLLGQVAETARTLKVPPAEVHQMLDEHLSTAGSLPAGSEAPGHV, from the coding sequence ATGAACCTCAAGATTGATCCCTCCTCAGGGCTTCCCATTTACCTGCAGCTCATCGAGCAGATAAAGTATCATATCTCTGTGGGGACCATGAAGGCAGAAGATCAGCTCCCCTCGGTGAGAAAGCTCTCAATGGATCTCAGGATCAATCCCAATACGATAGCAAAAGCCTTCAATATCATGGAAAATGAAGGCATCGTTTACACGAAGCGCGGCGAAGGGACTTTTATCTCCTCAGCGGCAGCGGAATCAAGCAAGGAAGAGAGACTTGGCGTGCTCAGGAACCTTCTCGGGCAGGTGGCAGAAACGGCGAGGACCCTCAAGGTGCCTCCCGCCGAGGTCCACCAGATGCTCGATGAGCACCTGAGCACTGCCGGCTCTCTCCCTGCGGGAAGTGAGGCACCGGGACATGTGTGA
- a CDS encoding response regulator — MEERILIIDDDRLMRTSLKRELEAHGFSVAVADDGRMAIEMAGNERFDLIICDVRMPAINGIDTISAIKEVQPVARSIMITAYASNDAPISALKLKVDDYLMKPFSIDELLRSIRTALLRAGQQQERRSLTRSRRNFLKLVRGVLFESRISHLIGHSDHVARLSLAMAGRLGFPPERMQNLYLAALLHNVGYVELPPRMLEKGEFAEHDRELVRNHPQLARELLRPFEELKEIATVIACHHERWDGSGYPRGLREEQIPLEARIIAVCEAFSSLVSERPHRKRKSGADALRIIEKEQGKSFEPRLVKLLASMTELEVGGESDMPMAFNERDDHRALTLLNLARVYGDMGDYAVAESAYAELLALIAQGESQELSIEALMGRASMLQRSGRHREALELACEAQRIAREQSLEFLRARALLLAAYSRIRLSSLEGIEDDLQAALEVFRIWESSYHQSEAELLLCSCLVSAGKAEGPEYLSLLRGLMETMARERFYDILTRHEELSTMVIRHALKGSLLVDEIGALFKDSQGALMALLESLAGEKEITLKLKVISILKDLKDVRARALLVKAQADSDRLVADSASRVLSSIGAAESTGDIVPLQVFFFGKFRVMAGSTLIGDEAWTTRKAKSLFAYLASRRSDGEREDRLVDMFWCDFGERGRHALHNTISLIRRILAPMLGTAAKKLLVNQKGRYMLNRKMPVWTDLDEFERHFSRGRYCFERREWEEGLPELQKAERLVTGEFMEGTYDEWSDDIRLLTRNSYLDLLSVLARYFAGKNKHEVSIEYWKKILAFDNCFEEAYGGLMESFGALGNKNEAVKLFHRCEAILKKELNLAPPPAVVEAYLKLSR, encoded by the coding sequence ATGGAGGAGCGGATACTGATCATAGATGACGACAGGCTCATGCGTACGAGCCTCAAGAGGGAGCTTGAAGCCCACGGCTTTTCCGTGGCAGTGGCCGATGACGGCAGGATGGCCATAGAGATGGCCGGGAATGAGCGCTTTGACCTCATCATCTGTGACGTGAGGATGCCTGCCATCAACGGAATCGACACCATATCGGCAATCAAGGAGGTTCAGCCCGTCGCCCGCAGCATCATGATCACGGCCTATGCAAGCAATGACGCACCCATATCGGCTCTGAAGCTGAAGGTCGATGACTACCTGATGAAGCCTTTTTCCATAGACGAGCTTCTCAGGAGCATCAGGACAGCCCTTCTGCGGGCGGGGCAGCAGCAGGAGCGCAGGAGCCTCACGCGCTCCAGGAGGAATTTCCTCAAGCTCGTCAGGGGAGTGCTTTTTGAAAGCAGGATTTCCCATCTCATAGGCCATTCAGACCACGTGGCGAGGCTTTCCCTTGCCATGGCCGGCAGGCTCGGCTTTCCCCCCGAGAGGATGCAGAACCTCTACCTGGCTGCCCTTCTCCACAACGTAGGGTATGTTGAGCTTCCTCCCCGCATGCTGGAAAAAGGGGAGTTTGCGGAGCATGACCGGGAGCTTGTCAGAAACCATCCGCAGCTCGCAAGAGAGCTCCTGAGGCCCTTTGAGGAGCTTAAGGAAATCGCTACGGTCATCGCATGCCACCATGAGCGGTGGGACGGAAGCGGATATCCCCGTGGCCTCAGGGAAGAGCAGATTCCCCTGGAGGCAAGAATCATCGCCGTCTGTGAAGCTTTCAGCAGCCTCGTGAGTGAGCGTCCCCACAGGAAGCGGAAGAGTGGAGCCGATGCCCTCAGGATTATCGAAAAGGAGCAGGGGAAAAGCTTCGAGCCCCGCCTTGTGAAGCTCCTTGCTTCCATGACGGAGCTGGAGGTGGGCGGTGAAAGTGATATGCCCATGGCTTTCAATGAAAGGGATGATCACAGGGCACTCACCTTGTTGAATCTTGCCAGGGTTTATGGTGATATGGGCGATTACGCCGTGGCAGAGAGCGCCTATGCTGAGCTTCTGGCCCTCATCGCTCAGGGTGAGTCACAGGAGCTCTCCATAGAGGCTCTCATGGGGAGAGCCTCTATGCTTCAGCGCTCAGGCAGGCACCGCGAAGCTTTGGAGCTTGCCTGTGAGGCCCAGCGCATTGCCAGGGAGCAGTCCCTTGAATTCTTGAGGGCACGGGCGCTTCTTCTTGCTGCTTACAGCAGGATCAGGCTGTCATCTCTTGAAGGCATAGAGGACGATCTCCAGGCCGCCCTTGAGGTATTCCGCATCTGGGAGTCATCTTATCATCAGAGCGAGGCAGAGCTTCTCCTCTGCTCATGTCTCGTGAGTGCCGGCAAGGCGGAAGGACCTGAATACCTCAGCCTTTTAAGGGGCCTCATGGAAACCATGGCGAGAGAGCGTTTTTACGATATCCTCACAAGGCACGAAGAGCTCTCCACCATGGTGATCCGCCATGCGCTCAAAGGCAGTCTCCTTGTAGATGAGATAGGAGCATTGTTCAAAGATTCGCAGGGTGCCCTGATGGCACTGCTGGAGAGTCTCGCCGGCGAAAAGGAGATCACCCTGAAGCTCAAGGTCATATCGATCCTGAAAGACCTCAAGGATGTGAGGGCGAGAGCCCTGCTGGTGAAAGCCCAGGCTGATTCTGACAGGCTTGTCGCCGATAGCGCCTCCAGGGTTCTCTCTTCAATCGGCGCGGCGGAGAGCACAGGAGACATTGTACCGCTCCAGGTCTTCTTTTTCGGAAAATTCAGGGTAATGGCGGGGAGCACCCTCATCGGTGACGAGGCGTGGACAACCCGCAAGGCGAAGAGCCTCTTTGCCTACCTGGCATCCCGCCGCAGTGACGGGGAGCGTGAGGACAGGCTCGTTGACATGTTCTGGTGTGATTTCGGCGAGAGGGGACGCCATGCGCTTCACAACACCATCTCCCTCATACGGAGAATCCTTGCCCCGATGCTTGGCACCGCAGCCAAGAAACTCCTTGTCAACCAGAAAGGGCGGTACATGCTCAACAGAAAGATGCCGGTGTGGACCGACCTGGATGAGTTTGAGAGGCATTTCAGCAGAGGCCGCTATTGTTTTGAGCGCAGAGAGTGGGAAGAAGGGCTCCCGGAGCTTCAGAAAGCCGAAAGGCTCGTCACCGGAGAATTCATGGAGGGGACCTACGACGAGTGGAGCGATGACATCCGCCTGCTGACGAGGAACAGCTATCTGGACCTTCTCTCGGTCCTCGCAAGGTATTTCGCCGGGAAGAACAAGCACGAGGTGAGCATAGAATATTGGAAGAAGATCCTCGCCTTCGACAACTGTTTCGAAGAAGCCTACGGGGGCCTCATGGAAAGCTTCGGAGCCCTGGGAAACAAGAACGAGGCCGTAAAGCTCTTTCACCGGTGCGAGGCGATCCTGAAAAAGGAATTGAACCTGGCGCCTCCCCCCGCCGTCGTGGAAGCTTATCTGAAGCTCTCCAGGTAG
- a CDS encoding ATP-binding protein has product MAASPERRPFSFLPEKLKAILMLTAPRPGEGKASWEKKIATMEKRGEEGIPRDSPDSGHFHLVKQASELLSSSHDITSILDRLMDEVIGVIRAERGFILMRGAVEEKWQFITARGIDSGELESENFRVSKTIVEHVARDGRAIMASDALSDRRFEGRGSITQYGLRSILCVPLIIHGRTLGVIYADHLIETCVFGKKEKELLECIARQAAIAIENARLYEKMKSIYEESLEQARREIKETQAQLFQASKMAAVGQLAAGVAHEINNPLGAIEITVSSLRRQSCTGDLAERLETIEEGVQRCREIVGKLLGFARPEGGEAFELTDINVPLRGALSLIEDMLEKEGITVQKNLGGGLFVKARRGGLSQAFLNVLLNAKDALRELQGDAARQVRVRTWKEGRQVHCEISDNGAGMDEKTAERIFEPFFTTKQVGEGTGLGLAVVFQIVKSNGGKVSVSSREGNGAAFHFEFPEAG; this is encoded by the coding sequence ATGGCTGCCTCTCCGGAAAGGCGGCCCTTTTCTTTTCTCCCTGAAAAGCTCAAAGCCATCCTGATGCTGACGGCACCCCGGCCGGGAGAGGGAAAAGCGTCGTGGGAGAAGAAGATAGCCACCATGGAGAAGCGCGGTGAAGAAGGCATACCACGTGACAGCCCTGACAGCGGGCACTTTCACCTTGTCAAGCAGGCAAGCGAGCTTCTCTCATCATCCCACGACATCACGTCGATCCTGGACCGCCTCATGGACGAGGTGATAGGCGTCATCAGGGCCGAGAGGGGCTTTATCCTCATGCGCGGCGCCGTCGAAGAAAAGTGGCAGTTCATCACGGCGAGGGGCATCGATTCAGGGGAGCTGGAAAGCGAGAACTTCCGCGTGAGCAAAACCATCGTGGAGCATGTGGCCCGCGACGGCAGGGCCATCATGGCAAGCGACGCCCTCAGCGACAGGCGTTTTGAAGGCCGCGGCAGCATCACGCAGTATGGCCTTCGCTCCATCCTCTGCGTTCCCCTCATTATCCATGGGAGAACCCTCGGTGTCATCTATGCCGATCATCTCATCGAGACCTGCGTATTCGGGAAAAAGGAGAAGGAGCTCCTGGAATGCATCGCCCGCCAGGCGGCCATTGCCATAGAAAACGCCAGGCTCTATGAGAAAATGAAGAGCATTTACGAGGAGAGCCTGGAGCAGGCCCGCAGGGAGATCAAGGAGACCCAGGCCCAGCTTTTCCAGGCATCGAAGATGGCGGCCGTCGGGCAGCTCGCGGCAGGCGTGGCCCACGAAATCAACAATCCCCTCGGTGCCATAGAGATCACCGTGTCTTCGCTGAGAAGGCAGTCCTGTACCGGTGACCTTGCAGAACGCCTGGAGACTATCGAGGAAGGTGTGCAGCGCTGCAGGGAGATAGTGGGCAAGCTTCTCGGCTTTGCCCGCCCCGAGGGAGGCGAGGCCTTTGAATTGACGGATATCAATGTTCCTCTGCGGGGAGCTCTCTCCCTCATCGAGGATATGCTGGAAAAAGAGGGTATCACCGTGCAGAAGAACCTCGGCGGTGGGCTCTTTGTGAAGGCCCGCAGGGGCGGGCTCTCACAGGCGTTCCTGAATGTACTGCTCAACGCGAAGGATGCCCTCAGGGAGCTGCAGGGAGACGCGGCAAGGCAGGTCAGGGTAAGGACCTGGAAAGAGGGGCGGCAGGTTCATTGTGAGATAAGTGACAACGGCGCTGGTATGGACGAGAAGACGGCCGAGAGGATATTTGAGCCCTTTTTCACCACGAAGCAGGTGGGTGAGGGGACGGGCCTTGGCCTCGCAGTCGTGTTCCAGATCGTGAAGAGCAACGGCGGCAAGGTGAGTGTCTCATCAAGGGAAGGAAATGGCGCGGCTTTTCATTTTGAGTTTCCGGAAGCGGGGTAG
- a CDS encoding carboxypeptidase-like regulatory domain-containing protein → MKVVSRSLLSCAALALIFLIHLALPAFAQRDAGEFKGIYGEVFNREYRDTPEGRQKLVNDIKVITLERGLLKYFPEFGISVSTLQEFTAISERYPAFEAISGKVDKFGILMSGTGLLFDLASGTRKDIVVVKSSLLVMANLLGRAGMGGIGVALTAGQLFMERAGNAMYDAYEQRWYQFYRHYYTEGERRLKYTEWADRLEQNTYRAYMNQFWDQENLMGLFRDYHGKDTKGFVGDALAFSDKSYREKFMARFFAEELKDSVSNIYRVRTEKRAQRELDEIRAELERLSRIGTLRVSVAESETGTPVAGASVKAVLGDPGKGAPAVERSAVTDSKGTADLQIPLVSYLTLHVAHKDYKSYETSLGRFEVSLDSRGRPVVMTGSAFLSRDKVPLDIQVKNSKDGSALKGAAIEAKAGGSSVSAVTSGNGRASLKVLPGNVEITVSMADYKSQSLSITVPAAGASRTVDLDPGLYGGRLTVTVRHKMTKAPLDGVTVTAAAGGETASDVTRGGKAELSFREVGRGNAAGITAAKEGFRTLTASKTFEGAKTASLLSASAMLEMEPDQAMLEVFVKDKDTDAPLAGVNVAVAGVAEHALTGEDGKARMAVPGKEKVSVTVSKDGYAGRTGEREVKDGVAKAAIYLQKSGATLSVMVGDKSSKRPLGGVKVKASVNGAETTVTTSTDGTAVLQIPAGKSVTIALSKQGYEDVQVTKPIIEGKASASGTLVPVAQLAITIRNKDTQKPVRGALVKAGTASGTTNAGGVCVLKVPPGTEVEMNASAEGYLPRQATGKTPAAGESRTIGWFLAPVAKQAGPAVKPASPAGKDPQHGYDGSYSPSLYDASGSATGTISFTIIKSNVQGSFSYTNEWVKGKKIAFAGTFGHDIRRAQCFKRSKCIAISVPVTSGHYGDKPFGKETYVIIRFEADGRMDGDLPGGAHFKNY, encoded by the coding sequence AGGGATGCCGGCGAATTCAAGGGCATCTACGGCGAGGTGTTCAACAGGGAATACAGGGACACGCCTGAGGGAAGGCAGAAGCTGGTAAATGACATAAAAGTGATAACCCTTGAACGGGGGCTCCTAAAATATTTCCCGGAGTTTGGAATAAGCGTCTCCACCCTGCAGGAGTTTACGGCCATCTCTGAGCGATACCCGGCCTTTGAGGCAATAAGCGGTAAAGTGGATAAATTCGGGATACTCATGTCCGGCACGGGGCTGTTGTTTGACCTCGCCTCAGGCACGCGGAAAGACATCGTGGTCGTGAAAAGCTCTCTGCTGGTCATGGCCAATCTCCTCGGGAGAGCGGGAATGGGGGGAATAGGGGTTGCCCTCACGGCCGGGCAGCTTTTCATGGAACGGGCCGGCAATGCGATGTATGACGCCTATGAGCAGCGCTGGTATCAATTTTACCGCCATTATTACACCGAGGGGGAGAGAAGGCTGAAGTACACGGAGTGGGCTGACAGGCTTGAACAGAACACTTATAGAGCTTACATGAACCAGTTCTGGGATCAGGAGAACCTCATGGGCTTGTTCAGGGATTATCACGGCAAGGATACCAAGGGATTCGTCGGTGACGCGCTGGCCTTCTCCGACAAGAGCTACCGGGAAAAATTCATGGCGCGCTTTTTCGCCGAAGAGCTTAAAGACTCGGTTTCCAATATATACAGAGTGAGAACAGAGAAAAGGGCCCAGAGAGAGCTGGATGAAATAAGGGCGGAGCTCGAGCGCCTCTCAAGGATCGGCACGCTGAGGGTGAGCGTGGCGGAGTCTGAAACCGGCACGCCTGTCGCGGGAGCCTCTGTCAAAGCAGTGCTCGGGGACCCCGGAAAGGGAGCCCCTGCCGTAGAGCGGAGCGCCGTCACTGACAGCAAAGGAACGGCAGATCTTCAGATCCCCCTGGTCTCGTATCTGACCCTCCACGTGGCCCACAAAGACTACAAATCCTATGAGACCAGCCTGGGCAGGTTTGAAGTCTCCCTGGACAGCAGGGGCAGGCCTGTCGTCATGACAGGAAGCGCCTTCCTGAGCAGGGACAAAGTCCCCCTTGACATTCAGGTGAAAAATTCCAAGGACGGCTCTGCGCTGAAGGGCGCAGCCATCGAGGCAAAGGCCGGCGGCTCCTCCGTGAGTGCGGTGACATCAGGCAACGGGCGGGCTTCCCTGAAGGTGCTTCCCGGGAATGTGGAGATCACCGTATCGATGGCCGATTACAAGTCCCAGAGCTTATCCATCACTGTGCCGGCGGCGGGAGCGAGCAGGACAGTCGATCTTGATCCCGGCCTTTACGGGGGCAGGCTCACGGTGACCGTGAGGCACAAGATGACGAAAGCGCCTCTTGACGGCGTCACCGTGACGGCAGCGGCCGGGGGAGAGACAGCATCCGACGTCACCAGGGGCGGCAAGGCCGAGCTCTCCTTCAGGGAAGTCGGCAGGGGAAATGCTGCCGGCATCACTGCCGCCAAAGAGGGCTTCAGGACACTCACCGCGTCAAAAACATTCGAAGGGGCGAAAACGGCCTCGCTGCTCAGCGCCTCTGCCATGCTTGAAATGGAGCCGGACCAGGCAATGCTCGAAGTCTTTGTGAAAGACAAGGACACCGACGCCCCCCTTGCCGGGGTCAATGTCGCCGTGGCGGGAGTTGCCGAGCATGCCCTGACAGGAGAAGATGGCAAGGCACGCATGGCGGTGCCTGGTAAAGAAAAGGTTTCCGTTACCGTCTCAAAAGATGGTTATGCAGGCAGAACCGGGGAGCGTGAAGTCAAGGACGGGGTGGCAAAGGCGGCGATATATCTTCAGAAGAGCGGAGCCACTCTGAGCGTAATGGTGGGAGATAAATCAAGCAAGCGGCCCCTCGGCGGGGTGAAGGTAAAGGCTTCTGTCAATGGAGCTGAAACAACGGTAACAACCTCTACCGATGGAACTGCCGTTCTGCAGATTCCTGCAGGTAAATCGGTTACTATTGCTCTTTCAAAACAGGGCTACGAAGATGTACAAGTAACAAAGCCCATTATTGAAGGGAAAGCCTCTGCGAGCGGCACTCTCGTACCGGTCGCGCAGTTGGCGATAACCATAAGGAACAAGGATACTCAGAAACCGGTGCGCGGAGCCCTGGTGAAAGCAGGCACGGCATCGGGCACGACCAATGCAGGCGGCGTGTGCGTGCTCAAGGTGCCCCCTGGAACCGAGGTGGAGATGAATGCCTCGGCAGAAGGGTACCTGCCGCGCCAGGCGACGGGGAAAACCCCCGCAGCAGGCGAATCCAGAACGATAGGGTGGTTTCTCGCGCCTGTTGCAAAACAAGCCGGCCCGGCGGTGAAACCGGCTTCGCCGGCCGGGAAAGATCCTCAACACGGCTATGACGGTTCTTATAGCCCGTCACTCTATGATGCTTCGGGTTCTGCCACTGGAACAATTAGTTTTACCATTATCAAGAGTAATGTACAGGGAAGTTTTAGTTATACGAACGAATGGGTTAAAGGCAAAAAAATAGCGTTCGCAGGCACATTTGGACATGATATTAGAAGAGCACAATGTTTTAAAAGGTCCAAATGTATTGCCATTTCTGTCCCTGTCACCAGCGGGCACTATGGTGATAAACCTTTTGGGAAAGAGACTTATGTGATTATACGATTTGAAGCGGATGGCAGGATGGATGGTGATCTCCCAGGTGGGGCTCATTTCAAGAACTACTGA